From the Sylvia atricapilla isolate bSylAtr1 chromosome 24, bSylAtr1.pri, whole genome shotgun sequence genome, the window TATTATTTGCAGTAGGACGAGGCAGATGAAGGATTTCCAGGATGCGCTCCCGTCATAGCGGAGCGTTGCACAAGGCTCGGGTGGCTGGGAAGAGCTCGGCGAATTAAATCCTGCTCCGACAAGTTTTGGAGCAGTTGGAGTAAACACCGCTCCCTTTCCTGCCTCGTGCTTGGCTGCTCCCGACACGGCATCTCCCGGAGGAGAGCCGGGGCCGCCTTTCCCGCAGGAATTTCTCTTCTGGAGCCGGAGCCGAGCCCCGTCCCCGGCACCTGGAGGCGCTGAGGCAAGTTCTGCTGCCGCTGTTTGCTCCTGAGCCGCCCCAGGAATTCAGGTCAAAGCGGCTGAATTTGGGAGGTTCTGCTTTTGCCCCGGCTCGGGTCAGAGCAGGAAGAGGCTCGGGGTGAACTTTTCCTGGCAGCCCCGGAAAGCCGCAGCTTTTGGGGAGGGTTTTGGGGGCCAGGGTCGGCTCGGGATCGCCCTTTGGGAGGTGCTGCCCCGGCCGCGGGCGCTGTTTGGGATGTGAGGCCCCTCTGACCGGGCCAGGTGGGCAAAGGGCGTGTGGGAGGGAAACCCAGCAGCCAAAAgcctgtttgtttctgtgtctgtgcccCCTGGAGTCAGGCAGGAATGAGTTACAGGCTGACTTTGATGAGGAAATTACagttttttaaagcaaacagtCCCATCCCCACCTCCCCCCGTTCCCAAACTTTGAAGAACTTTTCCTGTCCCTGAAATGAGGGCACTTGCCAGGGGTTGAGGCCATAGATCAGCACCAGAGCTGGATGTGAATCAGGTTTTCTTCAGGACTTGTCTGAGCAAGAGCAGGTAAAGCTGGGGGAGAATCTCGTTTGGGGCATGTTCTGTTGGGGAAGTTTTTATAAAAAAGGCTGAACAGcctgagctggcagggctgcctTTATCTGGGTAAGGACAGCAGCTTCCAAAACGTAAATATGGAAATTCCTGCTCACCAAGATTACTCTGCTGGACCTCAGCGGTGAGACAGGATGAACTCACCTGGGCCACGCTTTGGGAAGCTTCTTGGGAAAtcaggagctggaaggaggagGTAAAActccaaacacagcagctgcagcctctgttACTTGTGGGTATTTGTAAGGACAGACACTGCAAACAGTTTACAGGAGGGGCAGTCTGGAGTGGGAGGTTTGTTTAGGATGCTTGGTTTGTTTAGCAGTTCCCAAACCGccgggaaggggctgagccagGCACTGATGTGTCCTGGGGTGTTCATTATTGGCCTTTCACCCCAGACTCGTGTCCTCGGGGCTCCCCACAGGGCACAGGCACCTCAGCACTTCTTACATCTCCCTTCTACCGCTGCTGCTGGGGATTCTACGGGGAGGAAACCCCAAGCAGAGCATTTTAACCTAAAAATCAAACATAAAAACGTTGATTTTGCTGTTAAACCCCCCCAGTAAACCTCACAGCCAAACTCCCTCTCGTCCCCAAAGGTGACTTTGTGCAGCGAGGAGCCCTCACCATGGCCACGGCGGTGCTGGGGAGGCTCAGCCAGCTCTTCCTCAACGTCAGGCAGCTGGGCCAGCTGCTGGGGCCGCTGTCCCCGGGCACGGTGAGCAGCTCCGAGGTGCCACCCGTGTTCTGGAAGCCTTACATCCACGGTGGCTACCGGCCCGTGCGCCAGACCTGGCGCTATTACTTCTCCACgctcttccagcagcacaacGAGGCCATCAACGTGTGGACCCACCTGGGGGCcgccctggtgctgctgctgcgcTTCCAGCGCCTCTGGCAGCGCGTGGACTTCGGGCAGGACGAGCACGCCCGGCCCCTGCTCATCATCCTGGCCGCCTCCATCACCTACCTGAGCTTCAGCAGCCTGGCCCACCTGCTGCAGGCCAAGTCGGAGTTCTGGCACTACAGCTTCTTCTTCATGGACTACGTGGGGGTGGCCGTGTACCAGTACGGCAGCGCCCTGGGTCACTTCTACTACGCCATCGAGCCGGGCTGGCACCGGCGTGTCCACAGCTTCTTCCTGCCCCTGGCGGCGGCGCTGGCCTGGCTGTCCTGTGCCGGTTCCTGCTACGCCAAATTCCGCTTCCACCCGGCGTGCCCGCTGCCCGGCcggctgtgccaggagctgccctcgGGGCTGGCGTACCTGCTGGACATCAGCCCCGTCATCCACCGCATCTGCAGCGCCGCGCGGCCCGACCCCGCCCTGCTCTACCACAAGTGCCAGgtgctcttcttcctcctggGCGCCTTCTTCTTCTCCCACCCCTACCCCGAGAAGTGGTTCCCCGGCAAGTGTCACTTCTTCGGGCAGAGCCACCAGATCTTCCACGTGTTCCTGGTGCTGTGCACGCTGGCGCAGATCGAGGCCGTGGTGCTGGACTACGAGTCCAGGAGGGAGATCTACTCCTCGCTCCAGGAGGGCCTGGCTCACGACTTCTCTGCCCTCTTCCTGGTCACTGTCACCTGCTCTGTCCTCACCGCCACCTACATGGCCCAGAGGGTGAAGAACAAGCTGCGCCTCAAGGAGGAGTAAAGAAGAAGTGAGCTcagcccaaatcctgccccGAGCCTCCAGATGCTGCTTCGTGAACTGTCACTCAGCAAGTGCTTTCCCTAGGGCATGAAAGAGAtgctttttatgcttttttaatCCAGTGTAAGTTCCAGCTTGCTCACGGAACGGTACAGGGGTTCCGTTCAGCTCTGAATAAAGAGTTGGAAGAGTGTTTTGTGTGCCCTGGTGTGCtggggaaggctctggggagctgccagggcccCCAGCGTGAGGTAAGGAGAGGCCATCTGGCCTGTGTTACACTCTAAACCATGGCAACAGACCAAGGCGAGGTGGTTTAAACCACTACGGTGACAAGTTAATTTAATATCACTTCAGGCCCCTCCATTAGGGCTGAGGGAGTTGTTCAGAGCTGTCCGAGCAGTGTCAGGCTCTGTCCTTTATCCGCGGGCGCAggatgggcacagccctggccccgAAGGTGCGCGGAGGGGAGCGGTTGATGCGCTggggagccccagggctggatcagggctgggaacagccGCTGCTGGCCCGAGGTGGGTTCAGGGGGAAATGTCACCGCCCCGGCCTGTCACAGCCCCGGCCTGTCACAGCCCCGGCCTGTCACAGCTCCGGCCTGTCACAGGTCCGGCCTGTCCCCGCCCAGCGCCGCCATCGCTCCCGCTGCTGCTCTGAGGCGGCCGCGCCCCACCGCCCCTTATATGGGCAGGCGGAATGGGCGTGGTCTCATTGCATATATAATCAGCCCCGCCCCTCAGCTCCCATTGGTCAGTTCCCGCGAGGGGCGCGTGCGCAGTGCGCGctgggggcggggccggcgcgaGCGGGAAACCGGCACCGGGAAAAACTGGGACCGGAACCGGGAATCAAAGCCGGGAGCGGGGAAAAACTGGAACCGGGAATAAACACCGGGAGCGGGAAAAACCGGAACCGGGAATAAACACCGGGAGCGGGAAAAAACCGGAACCGGGAATCCAACCGGGAGCGGGGCCCCGGGAtgaggcggcggcgcgggggcggcccgggcccggccgaGGCCTGCGGGGTCTGGCTGGACACGGCCGAGCTGAAGCGGGGCCCGGCGCGGGTgaggcggcgggagcggggccggtCCGTGCGgggaagggaaggctgagaTGGATCCCATCAGTCCATAAAATAACCCCGGGGGCTGTCACAGGACGGTGCCACACTCCCTTcagtggtgacagtgacagtgacaggacaaagagCCACGGCcgtaaaataaaacacaagttCCACCTCCGCACGAGGAAGAACTTTCCATAAggcccagggagggctggagtGTCCCCACGTGGGgacatcccaaacccacccGAGGTgttcctgtgtcccctgccccaggtgaCCCTGGCCTGGGACATCCCCAGAGGTCCCTCCAACCCCAACAATTCTGGAATTTCCAGCCCAAATGCTGCTGCATAACGaagcagctgtggcacagctctgAAGAGGGGCAGAGGTGGGtttatattgaatatttttcacCTGTTTCTTCCCGCAGCCCCTCGGTGCCAAGGTCAGAGCACCCACCCGAATTCCTGAGAGGAAACAGAGCGCggtgctgctcccacagcctggCCCCAGGCAAAGCACCATCCCCACCTTCTTCAGAGCCCACAGAGGTACCCGGGGCCCATCTCTCCTCTTGGCTGCTTTGCTGGGCAGAAAAGCTCATTTTTGGGTGCAGAGGGTaaaggaaggaggagctggCTAGTATTGGGAACTTGGATTTTTTATGAAATAGTTTCAGAGGCAAATGTGGGACTTGGTGCCTCTGTCAGGCCAGGACACTTCCCCTGGGGGTTCTCAGGGGGGTTTTTGGTAACTTTGAGCAGCTGAAGGTGCAGCTGTgacccagcccagagctctgggagctgttccagggggcctctgcagcagcaggggatCACTGtgggctggtggcactgctggggacaggcctgagggacacacaggggacagcagggatgctctgggggCTGCTTTCACCACATCCCTGTTGTTTTCAGATGAAAGGGACAAAGAAAACGCCAGGCCGACTCCCTGCACCCCAAAGAAAGACTGTAAGGACTCAGGGGCTCCTCTGGCTGCCTGTCCTGTGAAGATCCTGGCCTTGCCACCGCTGGAAGAGCcccctggagctgagcaggggctgcagggcacatCCCAGGCATGGAAAACACCCgtggaaaacaaggaaaacaaggaaaacacctccctggagctccaggtgGAGTctgggaggcagagcagagcctcccctggggctgggaaggattcctggtgctgcagctcctcccagggCTCGGAGCAGGGCAGGATCACCCCTCACAGGAACAAATCCCGGCTATTTCCTGGAGAAACGGCCTCAGGGAGCAGGaaaccacagccctgcagcagaggcagtcCCGGGGTGGgtcctgctggggctgagaacacaaaccctgccccaggggctgtccccagaggggtctgctgctctccccagagcccagggccagctcagcccctccGAGAGCTGAGCCTGGGGGCATCCTGCAGGGAACTCTTCTGCCAGGACTCCCAGGGGAACAGGGTCATTGCCCACAgggactgggagcagctggagcagctggaacagctggaacagctggagctgggctctgaggACCTGTTCACACAGGACTCGGAGGGGAACAGGGTCATTAAACACTGGTGAGTgacccagcctggctctggggaGCTGAACCCCAGCACCTCTTTGTTCTCTGAAACGTTGCTTTGATCCAAATAAAAGCCTGGAGTTTGTTTTTTAGTGGTTTGGTCGTTTCAGAGCCTGTCCTGCCCAAAGGCTGCacattcccagagcagggactgcTGACAGCTCCATCTCCACAGGCAGGCCCCCAAATCCAccaaaaatccaccaaaaatcCACCAAATCCTGGTGCAGAGGAGCCTTGTGGGGATCACATcctccaggggctctgggagaggaggagctcTCTCTAAAACTGGTAATTCTTAAATCTTCTCTCTGCCACCAGTCTCTTCTCTCGCTGGGGACGATGATTTAATTCTTCAAGGAAATCAAGGTGGATTAAACAAGCCCCTGGCACCTGAATATCTGAGATTccacctcccccagccccaccccgACCCCATCAATAACCCCACAGACCACTGGTGTCTTATTAAGGCTCCATTTTATAGAAAGGAAACGAAATGATGTTTTAAATACAGCCAtgagggacactgcagggaaggTGGAGCTGGGGGAGAGCTCTCTGAGTGAGGGGgaactgcagccacagccaaggccaagctgccccttccctgctctgcactggggcaaTGAAGAGACCTCTGGGAGGCCAAATAAAACACAGGGACTGGTAATGGGACATTTAATGACTGGCAAGAAATTAAGGCCATTCTGTCATGCAACTGTGGGCTGATctgtgaaaagaagaaacaccCAGGGCACACGAAATCcctcagagctgagccagggttttgttgttgggggtttttttgggggggaaataACTTTTCCCACCGTGACCCAAAgccctggagagctgggagcagccctgagctcgtgctcagcagctctgtacCATCCTCAGGAGAAAGGGCTGCAGGTTTGTCCTGTTCACACTGGACATGGGAACTGCTTCTATCCTTACAGCTTAATGCTCAGCTGGAACCTAAGGAAAAAGTGCAGGTAGAAAGAAATTCATCCAGCAGCACACTCCAGGAGATCCTCACCAGTCACCAACAGcaaaaacacagctggaaaagaacTTCCATCTtcttaaaaaggtttttttttccttaaatagaACAACACAcggcaaaaaaaaaccccacatcaaATCCCAAGGGTCTTTCCTAACGAAGTGTCCGGTGCACAAACCACGTCTGGATAATAAAAGAGGCAAAAGGCTCAATCCTCAGGAGAAGGCAGCTACTGTGGAGGAGCTTTTGGGAGCATACAGAGCTTACAGAGCTGAGTGGCTGCAGCATCACTTCTCCTTCAGGGCCAGGTCTTCATCCTTGAGGGCAAATTTCCTCCTCAGGACCTCGGCGATGAGCACGGCCGGGTCCTCCTCCTTCATGGAAGGGCGGTtcctgcaggggacaggagccacAATTCCTCACtaacagccctgcctgcagcctctcctgcagctcGGGTCACGAGGTGCAGGAAAAACACCactgaacaacaaaaaaagggaaaattcagCTCTTTTCGTGTCGGGCTGGAAAACCAGGAACTCACCTGGAGCTCCAGAGGGATCCTGGAAATCTCATCCTCAAATTCTTATTACACAGTGCTAATAACATGTAAATCAACCCCAAACttcattatttaattattaatttaattaactgagttaattattaatttattgatTGGCAGCCTCCATCTAAATCAACCCCCAGTGAGGTGTCTGGGGGGAAGTCCTGGAAGTGTCtgttatttcattattttcactattcattattatttttcattgattttgTTGCACTATGGGTTTCTGCTTCCCTATTTCAAAATGGGAGATTCCAGGCATTTTTAAAGCAGGGCTGGTGCAGATTTCCTTCAGCAACACAAGTTCTCCTGTTCCTGCCTCCTTCAACAAGTTCACACAGGCAGCTCCTTTTAGAAGATTATTTTACAGGAGGCCAAACCTCGGTTCTTTTCCCTCAGGTACCACGGTTTTGTAATAAATAACCTGTAACAATAACCTCAcagctttatctttttttttttttttttttttcatagctgaAGCCCTCCCTCACTCAGAAAACATTGTGGGAGTTTTAAACATTCctaaaaaacaagaaaaaaatccctggaataTTTCCACCAGACACTAGCAGAGGCTTTAGTTCACATTTGCTGAAACAGGCACATTTTAAAGTTCCTCACTTGTTCCTGAAGCTTCCAAGGCTGAGTTTAAACACAAAGGCTGAATTTAAACACCAAGGCTGAGTTTAAGCACAgtcccacacagcagcagcagagaaacattGATGTAATTATCTTTTTCAAGCATCTTTTGCATCTTTAAGcaccttttttcctccccttaaAGAGCACCTGACCCTCTCCAGTGCTGCCCAGTACAGCTGGGGGagcacaggggctgctccaCAACTGCACCACAATTAGGAATTAAAGCTCATCAAATAATAAGCATTGCTaattaacataatttttcagCTACCTGCAACTCTTCAGACAGCTGTAATGAAGCTGCAATAACCCCAAACgatccctgctgtgtgcaggagaggctgaggcagGGAAGGTGAGGAGGGGGAAATGGTTCAGCTCTGGGCTTTGTGTGGCAGAATTCCTGCAGGAGCCCTGGAGATCAAAGGGATGAGTCCCGGGCTCCTTTTGTAccccagggagaggaaaagcagagcagaggggagaaTTTTGGGAGGGATGGAGGTGTGACACCTCTGATGCTCTGGGTGTGGAAGCTGAGCCCGTTCCTCTCATCTGACTCGAattttttcagtgctgacaATCTGATTCCTTTCAAACCGAATTAGGAAACAGGAACTGTGCACAGCCACCACCCAGGCTGGTATTTTTGGCCAGGAATCTCACACAACggaatgaaaaatgtaaagactgagctccagcactgagaagccagcactgcagaaggAGCTCAGTGCTCAGCTGGGCAGGATCCTGGCCTTGGAGCAGCTTCAGGAGTTCTCATGACCAGAACTTGTCAGCTCCTCGTGAGACAAGTGCAAACTCACCCTGCCCACGCCCAGAGCTGGGCCACACGAAGAACCACAGAAGCTGAGAAGCTCCACGTGTTAAATCCCTGGATATTCCAcgctggaaaagctgctgagctTCCCAACTGCCTGGGAATGTGAGGTGGGCTAAGAGCAGCACTTCCCTCACTCTGAAAGCtgccaacacacacacacagggcctGCTTTGCATCTGGGCAAACACAGCTTTTGGTCAGATGAACAGGCTGGAACAGCCAAACATTGGGATAAGCAGTTTAAATTCCCCTCCACTATTTCctatggagggaaaaaaaaattaaccaacaaaacaaaccaggaaGGAGTTACCAAGTTCTGCTTCATGGAGATCTTTCCCCCATGAAAATTCTCCATTATTTCCTATcccagaaaggcaaaaaaaaaccctccaggaaGGAGTTACCAAGTTCTGCTCCATAGAGGTCTTTCTCCCATGAAAAAAACTCCATAACATTCTATtccagaaaggcaaaaaaacccaggaatgAGTTACCAAGTTCTGCTCCATGGAGGTCTTTCCCCCATGAAAATTCTCCATGATTTCCTATCCCAGAAAGACAAAACCCCCCAGAATTACCAAGTTCAGCTCTGAACAGGAGTgaagcacacagagcagcaggagatctgacacaaaacaacacaagaaactCAACGAACACTTACAAATCTTTGCTCTGCTTCATCCTATGAATGTCTTTGAGAATTCCCATCATGTCAGCAAAGCTGCTGGCCTTGGAGAGGGACACGGAGTCCTCGTCGTCGGGGTCCTTGTGGTCGGGCCGGCAGCTCTCCAGCGCGGCCAGAGGGGGCAGCTCGGCCACCGAGGGCAGCTCGGGGCTCTCCAGCTCCGCCTCCTCCTCCGTGATGTCGCTGATCACGAAGGACGTGGTGGACTGGAAAGAGGGTCCAAAACAGTGCACGGGGGAGGAGGCgttggagctgcctggggatAACAGGTCTGGCGtcagctgggcagaggctggaagggaaaacGAGGCGGATGGATGCTTCTTCCACAACGGAATAATCACTCTGaacacagccccagagccaACGTCCCggcaggggagctgctggagaacagcCCTGGGGGAGCCTGGAGGGCCcagagggctcagccccagcagcagctcggATCCCACCTGACTCTGCGGCCACGATCTTGGCGATCTGGCTCCGGAGGTGACTCAGCTcgtcctgcagctctgtggtcctgctcagggctggcaaACCAGGCTTCTTCAAggccagcagcttctcctcctgcttcctcaGGTTGGGCACTGAGGCGTTTCTCTGGATCACTGTGAAGGGACTGGGCTTCCACTTGTGCTTCAGCGGGCGAGTGTCACTCCTGGGGACAGAAACCTGTCAGTCACAACGTCCAAACCTCTCTGTGACAAAGCCTGGCCTCccctgagggcagcagggcctCCACCAAAACAAAGGAAGCCTCTGTGCACCATCAGAGTTGCAGatgtgctctctgcagcacaagGAACACACAAaactgtggctgctcctgcatccctggaagtgtccaaggccaggctggacatgtGAGAGCATTTCAGTCCTGGGAGAACTGAGCCCTtccagaaaaccagaaaacaccCTGGAGCAGGGGGTTACTCTACACAGAGCAGTGAGGGGAGCAGGACATGGCACAGGCTCCTGGCAATTCCTACAGGAATTCCTCTCTGGGCactttgtcattttttttccctcctcttaGGAAAACTGTCATTCAAGAGGCCCCACATCAGACCCGAGGGGACTGGAGGCCGAGGGGCCTGGGCAGTGTCTGTCCTGAGCTCTGAGGCAGGAACCAGCAGATGAAAACCAACCTGACCCTGGCGTAGGTCTCCTCGTCATCGGCGGCGATCCACACGATGTCGGCCAAGGTGGGCACGGGGGGCACATCCCCCAGGTACAGCTCTGAGACActgggcaggacctggcacGAAGGAAACACTGCTCAGGAGAGGGGCTttgctctcctggagctgccccacacgtgctggcagagccctgtCCTCGGCACCAGCAGCTGTGTCTGGCACGTGCACAACAGCAATTCCAGCAGGATTCCTTCAGTCTGCATGACTGTCCAAGTTTTTGGAGCTGGGAGATAAATCCTGTGGGTCTGGGGAGTGCTGTGCTTCCCTgggccagctcctgctgcctcctgcagtgtgtgtgaggcaggaggggacaccTGATCCAGGCCAGGGGCTGCCAAGGCCACACTCTGCCACTCCAAGTGCCAGCCCCGAGCTCCAAGGGTGACCTCGGGGACTCACAACccctgggaacagccccagAGGCCACCAGGCCCCTTGGAGGTCACACAGCAAAGCCCTGGGTCAGCAGCTCCACCCTTccatctcctccagctcagACACTGCCCGAGCAGGGATTTCCACAAGTTGCCAGTGATCACTTTAcaacaatgaaattaaaaaaaaaaaaaaattaaaaaaaattcttaactGTAATGGTACAGGTTTTGCGGCTACAACTCTGCAGATGTGTGGGGGCAAACCAGCTCCTGAtggcagtgcctggggctgccccaaagcctcctgccagccccaagGCCAGGGGTCACTCACCTCGAAGGTGGCCCTGGGACAGGGCTTCAGGGGCAGGTTGGAGCCGATCATCCTGACCACGCTGCGAGCTGAGCCGTGGGGCTTGTTCTGCCAGATGGGGATGGTCTACAAGAACCCACAGCACACAGTTAACATCTCCTGTCAGCGCCCTTCTGGAAATTCATCACTCTGGAAATTCTCCTAAACTGCCAGAGTGATCTCTGACTTTTTATCCGTTCACTTTTAGCAGAGAACCTGGTGATAACTGGGGTCCCCATTTCACAAAAGTGTGTTCAGCTGAACACAGGTGACAGCCAGACATTGAACATGGGTGTAGTGCCCTcaggactgaaaacaaaaccactcagGAACAGCACTGTCAACAGGCATTTTCACAAATGAAAACTtggcaaaaggaggaaaacaccTCAAGGGCCCAGGAGGAGAATGACACCAAAGAAAGTGTCACTCAAGGGACACTGCTGCTTTCCCCCCATCTTTAGCCCAGGCAGTGTGAAAtgccccagggcagctgtgatTCTCTTCCCCGCAGATATTCTCTGCACAGGATGATGCTGAGGAACCTGCCCGACCTCCAGTGCTCCCTTCCCACCTGACCCACCCCAGGATAAGGCTGAACGTCTCCTGGGTGACAGCAGGGGACAATTCTACCCAgagcctgccccagcccaggggaacAGCCTCGGGGAGCGgctgcagaaacagcagctcGTTTTAGAGCTCTCTGGGCATTTCTGAACTGCAGCCAAGAGGCGAAGTGCTCGGCCCATGTGACACTCgggctgctgtgacaggacagagaccagcactggggacagagagCCCCGCAATGACAGAGCCCAGCCCACCACAGCCCCGGTCACTGATTCACGGGGCGGGGAGGTGACAGATCCCCGCGGGGGAGCGCTGCCGGGGAAaggggccgggggctgggggaaggtgccgggggctggggacagcggcaGTGTCACTTACGGCCTCCGCGTCCATCTCCGCTGGCTCAGCGCCGGCTGCTCATGGCACCCGCTCGGCCGCGTCTGCCTCACTGCAACACACGGCGAGGGCTGCAGCACCGCACCGGGCCCCCCGAACCCCCCGAGCCCGAACCCCCCGAGCCCTGAGCCCCGAACCCCCCGAGCTCCCCAAGCCCCGGTTCCCCCGATCCCCCCGATTCCCGGTACCTGCGGGCCGGCCGTGCCGCTCGGCCCCGCTGCCAGCGCCGGGCGCGGCCCCTCCGCCGCCATCACCCGGAAGCAGAAGCAGGACCCGCCCCCGCCATGAGCTCTTCCGGGGCCACAGCGCAGGCGCCGGGAcggcggggacaggggacagcggggacaccgCGGTGCACGGGGGTTCGCGAGGGACACCCCAGTGCtaggggacattggggacacccCGGTGTAAGGGGACACCCCAGTGTAAGGGGACATCTCGGTGTAAGGGGACACCTAGTGCAaagggacattggggacac encodes:
- the PAQR7 gene encoding membrane progestin receptor alpha, with protein sequence MATAVLGRLSQLFLNVRQLGQLLGPLSPGTVSSSEVPPVFWKPYIHGGYRPVRQTWRYYFSTLFQQHNEAINVWTHLGAALVLLLRFQRLWQRVDFGQDEHARPLLIILAASITYLSFSSLAHLLQAKSEFWHYSFFFMDYVGVAVYQYGSALGHFYYAIEPGWHRRVHSFFLPLAAALAWLSCAGSCYAKFRFHPACPLPGRLCQELPSGLAYLLDISPVIHRICSAARPDPALLYHKCQVLFFLLGAFFFSHPYPEKWFPGKCHFFGQSHQIFHVFLVLCTLAQIEAVVLDYESRREIYSSLQEGLAHDFSALFLVTVTCSVLTATYMAQRVKNKLRLKEE
- the MTFR1L gene encoding mitochondrial fission regulator 1-like isoform X1 → MAAEGPRPALAAGPSGTAGPQTIPIWQNKPHGSARSVVRMIGSNLPLKPCPRATFEVLPSVSELYLGDVPPVPTLADIVWIAADDEETYARVRSDTRPLKHKWKPSPFTVIQRNASVPNLRKQEEKLLALKKPGLPALSRTTELQDELSHLRSQIAKIVAAESASAQLTPDLLSPGSSNASSPVHCFGPSFQSTTSFVISDITEEEAELESPELPSVAELPPLAALESCRPDHKDPDDEDSVSLSKASSFADMMGILKDIHRMKQSKDLNRPSMKEEDPAVLIAEVLRRKFALKDEDLALKEK
- the LOC136371353 gene encoding aurora kinase A- and ninein-interacting protein-like, translating into MRRRRGGGPGPAEACGVWLDTAELKRGPARPLGAKVRAPTRIPERKQSAVLLPQPGPRQSTIPTFFRAHRDERDKENARPTPCTPKKDCKDSGAPLAACPVKILALPPLEEPPGAEQGLQGTSQAWKTPVENKENKENTSLELQVESGRQSRASPGAGKDSWCCSSSQGSEQGRITPHRNKSRLFPGETASGSRKPQPCSRGSPGVGPAGAENTNPAPGAVPRGVCCSPQSPGPAQPLRELSLGASCRELFCQDSQGNRVIAHRDWEQLEQLEQLEQLELGSEDLFTQDSEGNRVIKHW
- the MTFR1L gene encoding mitochondrial fission regulator 1-like isoform X3; its protein translation is MAAEGPRPALAAGPSGTAGPQTIPIWQNKPHGSARSVVRMIGSNLPLKPCPRATFEVLPSVSELYLGDVPPVPTLADIVWIAADDEETYARVRSDTRPLKHKWKPSPFTVIQRNASVPNLRKQEEKLLALKKPGLPALSRTTELQDELSHLRSQIAKIVAAESASAQLTPDLLSPGSSNASSPVHCFGPSFQSTTSFVISDITEEEAELESPELPSVAELPPLAALESCRPDHKDPDDEDSVSLSKASSFADMMGILKDIHRMKQSKDFTV
- the MTFR1L gene encoding mitochondrial fission regulator 1-like isoform X2; the encoded protein is MDAEATIPIWQNKPHGSARSVVRMIGSNLPLKPCPRATFEVLPSVSELYLGDVPPVPTLADIVWIAADDEETYARVRSDTRPLKHKWKPSPFTVIQRNASVPNLRKQEEKLLALKKPGLPALSRTTELQDELSHLRSQIAKIVAAESASAQLTPDLLSPGSSNASSPVHCFGPSFQSTTSFVISDITEEEAELESPELPSVAELPPLAALESCRPDHKDPDDEDSVSLSKASSFADMMGILKDIHRMKQSKDLNRPSMKEEDPAVLIAEVLRRKFALKDEDLALKEK